A portion of the Corynebacterium ammoniagenes DSM 20306 genome contains these proteins:
- a CDS encoding 4-alpha-glucanotransferase, whose protein sequence is MTYRQLLEELASNHGISTGYFSQGGPWIDVSDATLEYTLRALDVDLSPEPDESELTTRLYLDYLARASRPLPPAVVAPAGTEKSFDVHVHDGSSAKVHIVLEHGGQREVFQDANDTAPVDVDGTLWGEATFHIPGDLPLGFHQLQLRSDGFERVYSCPLIITPQRLTTADKYVDSPVSGMMAQLYSVRSEKSWGMGDFGDLGDLAEIAAKKAGADFLLINPLHAAQPEPPVEDSPYLPSTRRFINPIYLRIEDIPELELLDAPLRADVAEIAEEFRERNHSAEPIERNPIFEAKLAVLRELFALEHAPERTEQFHEFTRAEGEGLVYFAQWCARNEAVSGRHAMDDEEDHEHSIAFYSWLQFLCDEQLRTAQLRARKAGMKIGIITDLAVGVHPGGADAEILSEYLAPQASVGAPPDDYNQQGQDWSQPPWHPVRLAESGYKPWREMLATVLRNAGGVRVDHILGLFRLYWIPRMSPPTSGTYVAYDFEAMLGILALEAERAGAVVIGEDLGTMEPWIQDTLREKGFLGTSIVWFERDHDGSPLPQDKYRPLALSSVGTHDLPPTLAYLGGEHITLRDRLGLFTRPVEDEVAEDMAFQAQVLHRMSDTGLLPERDFAHLSRKERGNPTQLMGALHAFIAGTPSALTCTNLVDMVGDIRAQNQPGTTSDLYPNWCIPLCDSEGHPVLIEQLANNALFQAITATSKRTV, encoded by the coding sequence GTGACATACCGCCAATTGTTGGAAGAGCTCGCGAGCAACCACGGCATCTCCACTGGCTACTTTTCCCAAGGTGGCCCATGGATTGATGTTTCGGATGCCACGCTGGAGTACACCCTACGTGCCCTTGATGTTGATTTATCTCCCGAACCTGATGAGTCTGAGCTAACCACCCGGCTGTATTTGGACTACTTGGCGCGTGCTTCTCGCCCCCTTCCGCCTGCTGTGGTTGCTCCGGCGGGTACGGAGAAGTCCTTTGATGTCCACGTGCATGATGGCTCGTCCGCGAAAGTTCATATCGTCCTGGAGCACGGCGGGCAGCGTGAGGTTTTTCAAGACGCCAATGACACCGCGCCCGTGGACGTCGATGGCACGTTGTGGGGCGAGGCCACCTTCCACATCCCTGGGGATTTGCCGCTGGGCTTTCACCAGCTGCAGCTGCGCTCCGATGGCTTTGAGCGCGTCTACTCCTGCCCGCTGATTATCACCCCGCAGCGGTTGACCACCGCGGATAAGTACGTCGACTCTCCTGTCTCCGGGATGATGGCACAGCTATATTCCGTGCGCTCGGAGAAATCCTGGGGCATGGGAGATTTTGGCGACTTAGGCGATCTGGCAGAAATCGCGGCGAAGAAGGCCGGGGCAGATTTTCTGCTCATTAACCCCTTGCATGCGGCACAGCCGGAGCCACCGGTAGAAGATTCCCCGTATCTTCCCTCCACGCGCCGGTTTATCAATCCCATCTACTTGCGCATTGAAGATATCCCGGAGCTAGAGCTTCTCGATGCCCCCTTGCGCGCCGACGTCGCCGAAATCGCCGAAGAGTTTCGCGAACGCAATCACAGCGCCGAACCCATCGAGCGCAACCCGATTTTTGAAGCCAAGCTTGCCGTCTTGCGTGAGCTGTTCGCCTTGGAACATGCCCCGGAGCGCACGGAGCAATTTCACGAGTTCACTCGCGCTGAAGGTGAAGGTCTGGTCTATTTTGCACAGTGGTGCGCGCGCAATGAAGCCGTCTCGGGCCGGCATGCGATGGACGATGAAGAAGACCACGAACATTCCATCGCGTTTTATTCTTGGCTGCAGTTTTTATGCGATGAGCAACTGCGTACCGCGCAGCTTCGCGCCCGTAAGGCAGGAATGAAAATCGGCATCATCACCGATTTGGCCGTCGGAGTGCACCCCGGTGGCGCGGATGCGGAAATCTTAAGCGAATACTTGGCGCCGCAAGCATCGGTTGGTGCCCCGCCAGATGATTACAACCAGCAAGGCCAAGACTGGTCACAACCGCCGTGGCATCCGGTGCGCCTGGCTGAATCTGGCTATAAACCATGGCGGGAGATGCTGGCCACGGTGCTGCGCAACGCCGGTGGTGTTCGCGTGGACCATATCTTAGGGCTATTTCGCCTGTACTGGATTCCGCGCATGTCCCCGCCGACCTCTGGCACCTATGTCGCCTATGACTTTGAGGCCATGTTGGGCATCCTAGCGCTGGAAGCTGAACGCGCCGGTGCTGTGGTCATCGGCGAAGACTTAGGAACCATGGAACCGTGGATTCAAGACACCTTGCGCGAGAAGGGCTTTTTGGGCACCTCGATTGTGTGGTTTGAACGCGACCACGATGGCTCTCCCCTGCCGCAGGATAAATACCGCCCCTTGGCGCTGTCCTCGGTGGGCACCCATGATCTTCCGCCGACCTTGGCCTATCTCGGCGGTGAGCACATTACGCTGCGCGATCGCCTGGGACTATTTACCCGCCCCGTTGAGGATGAAGTGGCCGAAGATATGGCATTTCAAGCACAGGTTCTTCACCGCATGTCAGATACCGGGCTGCTGCCAGAGCGCGACTTTGCGCATCTCTCGCGCAAGGAACGCGGCAATCCCACGCAGCTGATGGGTGCCCTGCACGCGTTTATTGCCGGTACCCCGTCGGCGCTGACGTGCACCAACTTGGTGGATATGGTCGGTGATATCCGCGCACAAAACCAGCCCGGAACCACCAGTGATCTCTACCCCAACTGGTGCATTCCGCTGTGTGATTCCGAAGGACATCCCGTGCTCATTGAGCAGCTAGCAAACAATGCGCTATTTCAAGCCATCACGGCAACGAGCAAGCGCACAGTTTAG
- a CDS encoding MalY/PatB family protein, producing MKFPTQDELRARFTRKWTQFEPDVLPLFIAESDFPTAPAVKKVLLDYTERECFGYSPAPGAVGLGDAVADFHESRYDWRPDPKKVFWIGDVVRGLLLGIQYFTRPDSPVVVPLPAYPPFLELPETAGRERIDVGVTPSNGDVQPGEKPRLDLEAIEHAFADGAGSILLANPFNPLGYVFDEDHLRELVALADKYDARILSDEIHAPLVLNGQHISIAGLSDTAARVTMTITATSKAWNFAGLKCAQIIFSNDKDVETWNSLPHVAQDGVGTLGIIAAEAAYRDGISHLDEEVEYLRTTRDWLVEELPKRIPGLITSKPDSTYLMWLDFRNTAIGEKEYPAAWLVQHARVAFNEGVTFGEGFTGQARLNFATSPEILEEAIDRVAQAIAKADA from the coding sequence ATGAAGTTTCCTACTCAAGATGAATTACGTGCCCGCTTTACCCGCAAATGGACTCAGTTTGAACCGGATGTTTTGCCCCTGTTTATTGCTGAGTCCGACTTTCCCACCGCGCCAGCTGTAAAAAAGGTCCTGCTCGACTACACCGAGCGCGAGTGCTTTGGCTACAGCCCTGCCCCAGGCGCAGTCGGCCTTGGTGATGCCGTCGCGGATTTCCACGAATCCCGCTATGACTGGCGCCCCGATCCCAAGAAGGTTTTCTGGATTGGTGACGTCGTCCGCGGACTCTTACTCGGCATCCAATACTTCACGCGCCCGGATTCCCCCGTGGTTGTCCCGCTTCCGGCCTACCCACCATTTCTGGAATTGCCGGAGACCGCAGGCCGTGAGCGCATCGATGTCGGCGTAACACCATCGAATGGTGATGTGCAGCCCGGTGAGAAGCCACGGCTAGACCTCGAAGCCATTGAGCACGCCTTTGCCGATGGCGCCGGATCTATTTTGCTGGCCAATCCTTTTAACCCGCTGGGCTATGTCTTTGATGAAGACCACCTGCGCGAACTCGTTGCCCTGGCAGATAAATATGATGCGCGCATTCTCTCCGATGAAATTCACGCACCGCTAGTTCTTAACGGCCAACACATCTCGATTGCCGGTTTGTCTGACACCGCAGCGCGCGTGACCATGACGATAACCGCCACCTCTAAGGCATGGAACTTCGCCGGACTCAAGTGTGCGCAGATCATCTTCTCCAATGACAAAGATGTCGAAACCTGGAATTCTCTTCCCCACGTGGCACAAGATGGCGTGGGCACCTTAGGCATCATCGCCGCCGAGGCCGCCTACCGCGATGGCATCTCCCACTTGGATGAAGAAGTCGAGTATCTTCGCACCACCCGCGACTGGTTGGTCGAAGAACTGCCAAAGCGCATTCCGGGCCTTATTACCTCCAAGCCCGACTCGACCTATTTAATGTGGCTGGATTTCCGCAATACCGCAATCGGGGAAAAGGAATACCCCGCAGCCTGGCTCGTGCAACATGCGCGCGTGGCATTTAACGAAGGCGTGACGTTCGGCGAAGGCTTTACTGGCCAAGCACGCTTGAATTTTGCGACCTCACCGGAGATTCTCGAAGAAGCAATTGACCGCGTAGCACAGGCTATTGCCAAGGCTGACGCCTAG
- the brnQ gene encoding branched-chain amino acid transport system II carrier protein: MSDTVASPAAKSKMPSPLLTIGIASLTLFSMFFGAGNLIFPPMVGVSSGTNFWPAIIGFLIAGVLLPVAAIVAIAISGYSVRDLASRGGALFGVIFSVMAYLSIGAFYALPRTGAVAMETAVTPLVGWEGTAANGIFNVIFFGIALLLSWKQNSVIDILGRFLTPALVILLIALISLAIFNYERIPGVPTEEYASSPTVTGLFEGYNTMDAIAGLAFGIVIIGSLRAKGFGSGGTLIRSTIITGIIAGILLAAIYLGLGYMAQTVPNGQSYDSGAQLLADSANLTMGTPGQTIFSLIVILACLTTAVGLISATSAFFNTLVPKLNYHTWAIIFTVLSIAIAFRGLDAVMAVAVPFITFLYPPAITLIVLTLVQPLVRKVVGFYWTYRLALWASVVWSALTTIAAQGWGTNILEPVLNLSPGQDLDLGWIAPTFIVLLIGVIIDIVTKSSRREEHKAPYSD; encoded by the coding sequence ATGTCTGATACCGTCGCGTCTCCAGCCGCGAAGTCTAAGATGCCTTCGCCGTTGCTTACCATCGGCATTGCCTCGTTAACCCTGTTTTCGATGTTCTTTGGTGCCGGTAACCTTATTTTCCCACCGATGGTGGGCGTAAGCTCCGGTACCAACTTCTGGCCTGCAATCATCGGCTTCCTCATCGCCGGTGTGCTGCTACCAGTAGCAGCCATTGTGGCAATTGCCATCTCGGGTTATAGCGTGCGTGACTTGGCTTCTCGCGGCGGCGCCTTATTCGGTGTCATTTTTTCCGTCATGGCATACCTGTCCATCGGTGCTTTCTACGCGCTACCGCGTACTGGTGCCGTTGCCATGGAAACTGCGGTGACCCCGTTAGTTGGTTGGGAAGGCACAGCGGCCAATGGCATTTTCAATGTCATCTTCTTCGGCATTGCCCTCCTGCTGTCCTGGAAGCAAAACTCCGTCATTGACATCCTGGGACGCTTTTTAACCCCAGCGCTGGTCATCCTGCTGATCGCGTTGATCTCACTGGCAATCTTCAACTATGAGCGCATCCCTGGCGTACCGACGGAAGAATACGCCTCTAGCCCCACGGTCACTGGCCTCTTTGAGGGCTACAACACCATGGACGCCATCGCCGGTTTGGCCTTCGGTATCGTCATCATTGGTTCCCTGCGTGCCAAAGGTTTTGGCAGCGGCGGTACCTTGATCCGCTCGACCATTATCACCGGGATTATCGCCGGCATCCTGCTGGCTGCCATCTACCTAGGCCTGGGCTACATGGCGCAGACCGTTCCGAATGGTCAGTCATATGACTCCGGCGCGCAGCTGCTGGCGGACTCCGCCAACCTCACCATGGGCACCCCAGGTCAGACCATCTTTTCCTTGATCGTCATCTTGGCGTGCTTGACCACCGCGGTCGGTCTGATTTCTGCCACCTCGGCGTTTTTCAACACTTTGGTTCCGAAACTGAACTACCACACCTGGGCGATCATCTTCACGGTCTTGTCCATCGCGATCGCATTCCGTGGCCTCGATGCGGTTATGGCCGTGGCAGTACCGTTCATTACCTTCTTGTACCCACCCGCAATCACCTTGATTGTGCTCACCTTGGTACAACCTCTGGTGCGCAAAGTCGTCGGATTCTACTGGACTTACCGTCTCGCTCTGTGGGCATCCGTTGTCTGGTCCGCCCTGACAACCATTGCAGCCCAGGGCTGGGGAACAAATATCCTCGAGCCAGTGTTGAACCTATCGCCGGGTCAGGATTTGGACCTAGGCTGGATTGCTCCCACGTTTATCGTGCTGCTTATCGGTGTCATCATTGACATCGTCACGAAAAGCTCACGACGCGAGGAGCACAAGGCCCCGTATTCTGACTAG
- the idi gene encoding isopentenyl-diphosphate Delta-isomerase, giving the protein MQEQITPEGSEDVVVLADENGQPAGTENKVVVHTADTPLHFAFSAWLVRDGQLLLTRRALTKQTWPGVWTNSFCGHPAPGESNVDAVYRRATFELGINADDLSEPVEVLPDFAYRAVDSSGIVENEICPVFITELAADAEFEPNPAEVDSMVWVDIDKVISAVDAVPGVFSPWMVEELAFDRLRAALLES; this is encoded by the coding sequence ATGCAAGAACAAATTACTCCAGAAGGTTCCGAAGACGTCGTCGTTCTCGCCGACGAGAATGGCCAGCCCGCCGGAACAGAAAACAAAGTGGTTGTACACACCGCTGATACGCCGTTGCACTTCGCCTTTTCCGCATGGCTCGTCCGTGATGGCCAGCTGCTGCTGACGCGCCGGGCTTTGACCAAGCAGACTTGGCCGGGAGTGTGGACCAACTCGTTTTGTGGCCACCCCGCTCCAGGCGAAAGCAATGTGGATGCGGTGTACCGCCGCGCCACCTTCGAATTGGGCATCAACGCCGATGATCTGTCGGAGCCGGTAGAAGTCCTGCCAGATTTCGCCTACCGCGCTGTGGATTCTTCGGGCATTGTAGAAAATGAAATCTGCCCGGTCTTTATCACCGAGCTTGCTGCCGATGCCGAGTTTGAACCCAACCCGGCCGAAGTAGATTCCATGGTGTGGGTCGATATCGACAAAGTGATCTCTGCCGTTGATGCTGTCCCCGGCGTATTTTCTCCGTGGATGGTGGAAGAACTAGCCTTCGACCGGCTGCGGGCAGCGCTTTTAGAAAGCTAG
- a CDS encoding ABC transporter ATP-binding protein: protein MNSLAKILKNAQALWPFYIGVIITSAIGAALALASPFIVREATDTIVSALRGDEIIRTALTTVLGFALLLLLADALNGVVRNVGGYIGDVMISRLRQILSTRYYAKLLSLPQGYYDNQVTGTIIARLDRSIMFITQFLQSFANNFFTMLIQVIAILAITAFYYWPLAILLAILFPIYMWLTALTSRRWLKYEKTKNEHIDVANGRFAEVVGQMKVAKSFVAEVRELDVFSKHYREYVSTTRPQSRWWHTMDTFRSLAMAVVFFGIYAVIFWRTLEGHFSIGDMVMLIQMVTMAKQPVFMMSWMVDSAQRAIGGSREYFQVMEHDVEPTVDQTLIDATRAINEPELDTSQVQPLPLPDDVSEPIFEFDDVTFAYEEDKPVIQSVSFTAHRGEKVALVGESGGGKSTLVNLMLGLYQPSHGTLNVLGHNANDLTTARLRASVGVVFQEAFLFSGSIRENIAYGKPDATEEEILEVAKRANAHEFIQAFPQGYDTIIGERGLRLSGGQKQRVAVARAMLKDAPILVLDEATSALDTKSERAVQAGLEELMKDRTTLIIAHRLSTIANVDTIITLDKGAVDEKGSPAHLSTTGGIYAQLLQLTASTSEADRERLKKFGFSHETESRTEEEVTED from the coding sequence GTGAATTCTCTGGCCAAAATTTTAAAAAATGCGCAAGCATTATGGCCCTTTTATATCGGCGTCATCATCACCTCAGCAATTGGTGCTGCTTTAGCGCTCGCCTCCCCGTTCATCGTCCGTGAAGCAACAGACACCATCGTCTCCGCCTTGCGCGGTGATGAGATCATTCGCACGGCTCTGACCACGGTCTTGGGCTTTGCGTTATTGCTGTTGCTTGCCGATGCCTTAAACGGCGTTGTTAGAAACGTCGGCGGATATATCGGTGACGTGATGATCTCGCGCTTGCGACAGATTTTGTCCACGCGCTATTACGCCAAGCTGCTGAGCTTGCCGCAGGGATATTACGATAACCAGGTCACGGGCACCATCATTGCGCGACTTGATCGCTCAATCATGTTCATCACCCAGTTCTTACAGTCTTTTGCCAATAACTTCTTCACGATGCTCATCCAGGTCATCGCGATTTTGGCCATCACGGCCTTTTACTATTGGCCACTGGCTATCTTGTTGGCGATCCTCTTCCCCATCTATATGTGGCTGACGGCGCTGACTTCCAGGCGCTGGTTGAAGTATGAAAAGACGAAAAATGAGCACATCGACGTAGCCAATGGCCGCTTTGCCGAGGTCGTCGGCCAGATGAAGGTTGCAAAGTCTTTCGTCGCCGAGGTCCGTGAGCTTGATGTCTTCTCCAAGCATTACCGCGAATATGTCTCCACCACACGCCCGCAGTCGCGCTGGTGGCACACGATGGATACCTTCCGCAGCTTGGCGATGGCCGTGGTTTTCTTCGGCATCTACGCCGTTATTTTCTGGCGCACCCTCGAGGGCCATTTCTCCATCGGTGACATGGTCATGCTCATTCAAATGGTCACCATGGCCAAGCAGCCGGTGTTCATGATGAGCTGGATGGTCGATTCCGCCCAGCGCGCTATCGGCGGCTCGCGCGAGTACTTCCAGGTCATGGAACACGACGTGGAACCTACCGTCGATCAAACACTTATCGATGCCACCCGCGCGATTAATGAACCAGAGCTCGATACCTCGCAGGTGCAGCCACTACCGCTTCCCGATGACGTTTCCGAGCCCATCTTCGAATTCGACGATGTGACCTTCGCGTACGAAGAAGACAAGCCGGTCATCCAAAGCGTGAGCTTTACAGCGCACCGGGGCGAAAAGGTCGCACTCGTCGGTGAATCCGGCGGCGGCAAGTCCACCCTGGTCAACTTGATGTTGGGCCTGTATCAGCCCAGCCATGGCACGCTCAATGTCCTAGGACATAATGCCAATGACTTAACCACCGCGCGGTTGCGCGCATCCGTCGGCGTGGTCTTTCAGGAGGCCTTCTTATTCTCCGGCTCGATTCGAGAAAATATTGCTTACGGCAAACCCGATGCCACCGAGGAGGAAATCCTCGAAGTCGCCAAACGCGCTAATGCCCACGAGTTCATCCAGGCCTTCCCGCAGGGCTATGACACCATCATCGGTGAGCGCGGCCTGCGCCTATCCGGTGGTCAGAAACAGCGCGTCGCCGTCGCTCGCGCCATGCTCAAAGACGCGCCCATTTTGGTACTCGATGAAGCAACCTCGGCGTTGGACACCAAGTCGGAGCGCGCTGTGCAGGCTGGTTTAGAAGAGCTGATGAAAGATCGCACGACGTTGATCATTGCTCACCGCCTGTCCACCATCGCGAATGTCGACACGATTATCACCCTGGATAAGGGCGCGGTGGATGAGAAGGGCTCGCCGGCGCATCTTTCCACCACCGGTGGTATCTACGCACAGCTGCTCCAATTGACTGCGTCAACGTCCGAGGCTGACCGGGAGCGGTTGAAGAAATTCGGCTTTTCTCACGAGACTGAATCCAGAACCGAAGAAGAGGTTACTGAGGACTAG
- a CDS encoding LLM class flavin-dependent oxidoreductase: MTEPTSTSRAHLSVLDFCTIYEGETPQASIEHSVDLAQRAEELGYSRIWYTEHHNMPSISSSSPAVLIAHIGAKTNSIRLGAGGVMLPNHAPYVIAEQFGTLEEMYPDRIDLGLGRAPGTDAQTLGRALRRDFNAAEQFPDDVRELQAYLADKSPIPGVQAVPGAGTNVPLYILGSSMFGASLAAKYGLPYAFASHFAPTHLEQATRYYRENFQPSEVLAEPYVIAGVNVTGAKTKEAADELFEQVCFNRVRSMVGRGRYLTDEQVEQIVASPQGQQILDMLSYSAIGTEEHIREYLTHFQELASADELMISVQATSRETTLEGLDILARAWELDPARTAGRPGSN, from the coding sequence ATGACCGAACCGACTAGCACGTCGCGCGCACACCTATCTGTCCTGGATTTTTGCACCATCTACGAGGGTGAAACTCCACAAGCATCCATCGAGCACTCGGTGGATCTCGCGCAACGCGCAGAGGAATTAGGTTATTCCCGCATCTGGTACACCGAGCACCACAATATGCCATCGATCAGCTCCTCTAGCCCTGCCGTGCTGATTGCGCACATCGGCGCTAAGACCAACTCCATTCGCTTGGGTGCCGGCGGAGTCATGCTGCCCAACCACGCGCCATATGTCATCGCTGAACAGTTCGGCACCTTGGAAGAGATGTACCCAGACCGCATTGATCTGGGCCTAGGCCGCGCGCCAGGTACAGACGCACAAACCCTCGGTCGTGCACTGCGGCGCGACTTCAACGCCGCGGAGCAATTCCCCGACGATGTTCGTGAGTTGCAGGCGTATTTGGCGGATAAGTCTCCTATCCCTGGCGTGCAGGCGGTTCCAGGTGCTGGCACCAATGTCCCGCTGTACATTCTAGGCTCCTCGATGTTTGGCGCCTCCTTAGCCGCAAAGTACGGCCTGCCTTATGCCTTTGCCTCCCACTTCGCGCCGACGCACTTGGAGCAGGCAACCCGCTACTACCGCGAGAATTTCCAGCCCTCTGAGGTACTCGCCGAGCCTTATGTCATCGCTGGCGTCAACGTCACCGGCGCCAAGACAAAGGAAGCAGCCGATGAGCTCTTTGAACAGGTCTGCTTCAACCGCGTGCGCAGCATGGTCGGCCGCGGCCGCTACCTCACCGATGAGCAGGTAGAACAAATCGTCGCATCCCCACAGGGACAGCAGATTCTGGATATGCTCAGCTACTCCGCTATTGGTACCGAAGAGCACATCCGTGAATACCTCACGCACTTCCAGGAGCTCGCCAGCGCCGACGAGCTCATGATTTCTGTTCAGGCCACATCCCGTGAGACCACCTTGGAGGGTCTCGATATTTTGGCGCGCGCATGGGAGCTGGATCCAGCTCGTACTGCTGGCCGTCCAGGCAGCAACTAG
- a CDS encoding carboxylesterase family protein — MSTVLVHAPAGIYQGLSRDGVNYFHSIDFLDLESRFAPAHPAAFEPQREFDATVMRPDEVALSITTPEDSRPGSDHPVVVYIHGGRFESGTHEDPRAEGTANALQGVVQVQLGYRVGFEGFVQFPGDEPHAYRGIDDCQIGLEWVQKNIEAFGGDPTNVTIMGQSAGATTALWLMRKDHYRGSFRRVVAMSPCYPRHSFQQRKGTLRTFFGKPITRRSFEKASDKRLRRTFKMFRTRYILDMALGPAPFDPDELADVPVLLASTRDEFYHDIGGKWADNLRDSAFKRWIIKKTSILMGLRKESYDLWKYAADKIDPEHTMGRSIGDTQIRRWVAWAGDSAPGDTWMLEFTKSTKPALHCDELRYIFGVHTVDIRDEKKAETSRILNDWVQSFIKTGEPKGLPQYRAQSEDDSRTVMCFNLQTGECTLEPGTLDYLYPAYPMDLDEMGF, encoded by the coding sequence ATGTCTACTGTGCTCGTTCATGCTCCAGCGGGAATCTATCAAGGTCTAAGTCGCGATGGCGTCAACTACTTTCATTCCATTGATTTTCTGGATTTAGAATCTCGCTTCGCCCCTGCTCACCCAGCAGCATTTGAGCCACAGCGCGAGTTCGATGCCACCGTGATGCGCCCAGACGAAGTCGCATTGAGCATCACCACGCCGGAAGATTCCCGGCCAGGTTCGGATCATCCCGTGGTGGTCTATATCCACGGCGGCCGCTTTGAATCCGGCACGCATGAAGATCCACGCGCCGAAGGCACCGCCAATGCCTTGCAAGGAGTAGTCCAAGTCCAACTGGGCTATCGCGTGGGATTTGAAGGTTTTGTTCAGTTTCCCGGCGATGAACCGCACGCTTACCGCGGTATCGATGATTGCCAAATCGGGCTGGAGTGGGTGCAGAAAAACATTGAAGCCTTCGGCGGGGATCCCACCAATGTCACCATCATGGGCCAATCAGCCGGTGCCACCACCGCGCTGTGGTTAATGCGCAAAGACCACTACCGCGGCAGCTTTCGCCGCGTAGTCGCCATGTCACCGTGCTACCCGCGGCATTCTTTCCAGCAACGCAAAGGCACCTTGCGCACCTTCTTCGGCAAACCGATTACGCGCAGGTCCTTTGAAAAGGCCTCCGACAAGCGCTTGCGCCGGACTTTTAAGATGTTTCGCACCCGCTATATTTTGGACATGGCTTTAGGCCCAGCACCGTTTGATCCTGATGAGCTTGCCGATGTCCCCGTGCTCTTAGCCTCCACGCGCGATGAGTTCTACCACGACATTGGTGGTAAATGGGCAGATAATCTGCGCGATAGCGCGTTTAAGCGATGGATTATTAAAAAGACGTCCATCTTGATGGGCCTGCGCAAAGAATCCTATGACCTGTGGAAGTATGCCGCCGATAAAATCGATCCAGAGCACACCATGGGCCGCAGCATTGGTGATACCCAAATTCGCCGCTGGGTCGCGTGGGCTGGCGATAGCGCACCGGGTGATACCTGGATGTTGGAATTTACCAAGTCCACCAAACCGGCACTGCACTGTGATGAGCTGCGCTATATCTTCGGCGTGCACACCGTAGATATTCGCGATGAGAAAAAGGCCGAGACCTCGCGCATTCTCAATGACTGGGTGCAGTCATTTATTAAAACCGGTGAGCCCAAGGGCCTTCCTCAGTACCGCGCGCAGTCAGAAGATGACTCGCGCACGGTGATGTGCTTCAACCTGCAAACGGGTGAATGCACACTCGAGCCAGGCACGCTGGACTATCTCTACCCGGCTTATCCCATGGACTTAGACGAGATGGGGTTCTAG